The Mesoterricola silvestris sequence GCCCTCAACGGCCCCGGCGGCCACAGCGAAGTCACCCTCTGGCGCGGCCTGGAATGGCGCCACTACCGGTTCGACGCCCCCATCGCCAGCGCGCGCCTGGATCCCGCCAAGGGGAACCGGCTCCTGGTGACCCTCACCCTCGGCCAGGACCGCTTCGAGACCCGGCTGATGGAGATCCCCGAAGGCCGCGTGCTCTGGGCCACGGAAAGCGGGCCCTGGAGCCGGTTCAGCTGGGACGGCCGCGCCGTGCTCCTGGGCCTGCGCGCCCCCCAGCCGGAGGCCGCCCTCCTTCTGGCCACCCTGCCGGCGGAGGCCGAGCGTCCCGCGAGCACCCTGGCCGCCTGGGACGAAAAGGCCCTGCCCCCGCCCCCCCGGGGCTGGCCCACCCGCCAGGAGCAGCTCTGGGACGACGGGCAGGACCTGCCCGGAGCCCGGCTCCTCACCCCCTGGCAGCCCGGCGCCCGCCTCTGGTTCCCGGCCCGGGACCGGCTCTGGGTCGGCGGGGGCGGCCAATGGACCCTCTGGACCCTGGAGGACGGCACCTGGCGCCGGGAGGCCACGGGCCCCGGCCAGCTCCAGGCCCAGCCCCCCCTGCGCATGGCCCTGGACGTGCCCGGGCGCAAGGGCGAGCCCGCCGTGCGGAAGACCTCCCGGCCCGACCGGGCGGAGTGGACCGACGTGCCCGCCGGGGCCGAGCCCTGGCCCGCCTATGACCCCGCCTGGGCCTGGTGGCGGGAGGACCTGGCGGCCACCGCCTGGGACCAGCGCTGGGGGAAGGGCACCGCCGACCTGCCCCCGGAGCGGCAGCGGCAGGCCCTCCTGCGCGCCTTCCGGCCCGAATGGAGGACGGCCCGGGGCCTGCGGGCCTCCGTGAAGGGCTGGATCCCCGACGGCCCCGAGATCGCCCTGCGGGAGGCCACCGAATCCGCCTGGGTGTGGGTGGGCGAACGGGCCCTCCTCGTGCGGCTGCAACCCACACTGAGACTGAAGTCCGTGAAGACAGCATTGAAACGTTAGATACCATGTAGCGTGGTCTCTGTTAGTGTTAGCGCAGCCACTTCCCCGCAATCCGGCATCCCGAGGTTCCCTATGCCCCGTCTTCTCCTCGTGGACGACAACCAGCGAATCCACCAGATCGTCGAAACGCTCTTGACCGCCACGGACATCGAGCTGGTCTGCGCCTCCTCCGGCGCCGAGGCCCTGGACCTGGTGTCCACCGCCGGCCCCTTCGACGTGGCGCTCCTGGACACCACCATGCAGGGCATGGACGGCTGGGAGCTCCTGGACCGCCTGCGCCGGGACGCGGCCACCGCCCGCATGCCCATCGCCATGATGGCCGGCGTCCTGGACGTGGTGGACCCCGGCACCGTGGAGAAGGCCCCCATCCAGGGCTTCCTGAAGAAGCCCGTGGAACTGCGCGACCTGGCCGACCGGGTGCGGACCCTCCTGGTCACCCCCGTGGAGCCCCCCGCCCCCGAACCGGCCCCGGGAGCCGTCACCGGGAATTTCGAGACCCTGCCCTACCTCAAGCTCTCCGACCACCCCCTGCCCGACGCGGACCTTCTCCTCCTGGAGCCCTCGGATCTCTTCGTGGAGGAGGAGGCGCCCCTCCCCGACGCGCCCCTGGAGACCCTGGAATCCCTGGAGCTGGAGGAGCTGGACCTGGAGAGCCTCAAGGGCCTCGGGGCGCCCCCGGCCCCCGTGGAGCCCGCCGCCGTGGACGCCGCCGCCCTGCCCGAACTCGCCCCGGAGGACGCCCACCCCGGCGAGACCCTGGAACTGGGCGTCGTCACGGATGAGCTGCCCGACCTGGGCCCCTCCCAGGAGATCGACGAGCCCTCCCCCCTGCCGGACCACCACATGGCGCCCACCCCGGTCCTGCCCGTGGACTGGTCCGACGAAAGCGAGACCCTCCTGGAGCTCACCCGCGAGCCGGCCCGGGACGAGGAGCCCACCACCGCCATCCACGCCATGGCCGCCGCGGCCATGGAGGACCACAGCGACTTCGATCCCGACAGCTTCCTGGAACAGGATCCGGGCCCCGCGCCCACCCCCCCCTTCCTTCCGGAGATCCCGGAGACCAGCACCCCCGTGGGCCTCGCCGTGGTCCCCGAAGCCGATCTCCTGGACGACATCGGCGATATCCCCGACCTGGAGGACCTGTCCTCCCTGGACGGCGCGCCGCCCTCCGCGGAGGGCGAGGGCGCCGCGGCCCCCTGGTCCACGACCCTCAGCCTCCCGGACCCGTCGCAGCCCACGCCCGCCGTCCTGTCCGAAGTGGTGCCGGAGGAGATCGAGCCCCTTCCCGAACCGGTCTTCGTGCGGGAACCCGAACCCGCCGCGCTGCTGGTGTCCGAGCCCATCCACGTGCCCGAGCTGGAAGCCGCCCCCCTTCCGGTCGCCGGCGCGGTGGCCGCCCCGGCCCCGGTGGAGGGCGCCGACCCCCTGGCGGCCCTCCTGGGGGACCCGGTCCTCATGGACCGCCTCGCCAAGGCCGTCGTGGCCAGGCTGGGCGAAGAGACCCTCCGGGAGATCGCCTGGGAAGTGATGCCCGAGATGGCCGACCGGCTCCACCGGAGCTGAATCGATGATCACGGGCTACAACACCGACGTCCGCCACGGCAACCGCATCTTCCACGTGCAGACCGAGGACAAGGGCGTCGCCAACCCCAAGATCGAGACCCTCATCTACGTGGGCGGCGAGATCCTGGACAGCTACCGGGGCACCTACGAGGACCTGCTGGCGGAGTTCCCCCTCCAGGAGGGCGTCATCCAGGCCCGCATGGACGACCAGCACAAGTCCGTGATCCGGGACATCAAGAACGGCAAGTACGACACCACCCCCAACGACCCGCTCCTGGCCGAGCGCAGCGTCTTCAACGACAAGCCCCTGGACCAGGCCATCCTGGAGTACCTCCAGCAGGAGGGCGACACCGACACCCTGGAGATGGTCCTGGACGAGCCCATGCTCCCGAAGTTCGGGGAGCTGTTCCAGGTGCGCATCCGGGCCCGCCTCTGCGTGAGCCAGAACCCCGTCCCCGGCGCCGACGTCACCATCCGCCTCATCTCCAGCCTCAAGAAGGCCACCACCCTCACCACCGGCCGGACCGACGCCGAGGGCCAGTTCACCACCAAGGTGGAACTCCCCCCCAGCCAGCCCGGCCACTGCGCCCTCCTCATCGCCTGCGCCTCCGAATTCGGCAACGACGAAATCCGCGCCCTGATCACGGCGTAGAGGGGGGCCCGCTTCGGGTGGGCGAGCTGGGCTGTTGGGACGTTTCGGTCCCGCCGGGCCTGCCCTGCCGGGGGCTGTGGGGTTTTCCGCCGGGTTCCGGCAGGAGGCCGCGACCCACCGGGGTCCCGACAGGCTGCGCCGACCCATCGGTAGCGCTTGCGCAGCAGCGAGCTGCTGCTGGCGCTTGCCGTGATCCATTGACTGCAGGTGAAGTCGGGACTGGGGCGCCGTGTGGTGGGGGCCAGTGGGCAATCAGCGTCGGCGCCCGGCGGCGCCGTGCGGACGCACGCGAAGCGATCCCATCAACCCTTGAGCGCCGCGTCACTCGCCAGGGCCGCCCCGGAGAGCCCGCCTGCTCCGCGCTCCCACCCGCTCATCGAAGCACGTGTGCGCAGCCCAGCCCCCCCGTCCCGGGCACACCCCTCCGTCATCGCCGGCTCGGCCGGCGATGACGAAACGGCGCGCTCGTCCGGAACCCGGACCCTCCTAGACGGTTTCCAGGACGGCCACGAGGAGCTTCCAGAAATTCCCCACGGAGGAGATGCTGACGTTTTCGTCGGGGGTGTGCACGTCCCACATGCTGGGGCCGAAGGAGACCATCTGCATGCCGGGGTACTTCTCGCCGATGAGGCCGCATTCCAGGCCGGCGTGGATGGCCTTGATGGCCATGGGCTTGCCGAAGGTGCGCTCGTGGACGGCGTTGACGACCTTCACCAGGGAGGCCTTGGGGTCGGGCTTCCATCCGGGGTAGCCGTCGCCGCGCTTGACGCTGAAGCCGGCCAGCTCGCAGGAGGCGGCGACGCGGTAGGCCATGTCCATCTTGGCGCTGGCGATGGAGCTGCGCTGGCTGGTGGAGACCTCGATGGTGTCGCCCGTGGTGGAGATGATCGCCAGGTTCGTGGAGGTCTGCACCAGGCCCTCGATGTCGGGGCTGTTGGTCTCGACGCCGTGGGCGACGGTGTAGAGGAAGTTCACCACGGCGCGGGCGTCGCGGTCCTCCATGACCTGGGCGGGGGCGTCGGCCTTGGGCCCCACCTCCATGGCGAGGCCGGGATCGAAGGCGCCCAGGGAGGAACGGTAGTCCTGGGCCATGCCCTGGACCGCCGCCTGGAATTCGGCCAGCCGCGCCCCGTCCATGAAGAACACGGCGGAGGCCTCGCGGGGGATGGCGTTGCGCTTGTTGCCGCCGGCCAGGGACACCAGCTCCAGGCCGAAGCGGGGCGCCAGGCTCCACAGGACGCCGGCCAGGATGCGCAGCGCGTTGCCGCGGCCCTGGTGGATCTCCACGCCGGAGTGGCCGCCCTTGAGGCCCAGCACCTTCAGGCGGAAGGGGCTCTTGCCGGCCGTGGCCGGGCGCAGCGCCACCTTGCGGTTGGCCATGGTGTCCACGCCGCCGGCGCAGCCGATGGTGAGGTCCCCCTCCTCCTCGCTGTCGAGGTTCAGCAGGTACTTGGACTTGAGGACCCCTTCCGCGAGGCCGCCGGCGCCGGTGAGGCCGGTCTCCTCGTCGATGGTCACCAGCACTTCCAGGGGACCGTGCTTGATGGTGGTGGATTCCAGGACGGCCAGGGCCGCGGCGACGCCGATGCCGTTGTCCGCGCCCAGGGTCGTGCCCGTGGCCAGGAGGCGGTCGCCGTCCCGGCGCAGGGCGATGGGATCCGTGAGGAAGTCGTGGCGCGTGGCTTCGTTCTTCTCGCAGACCATGTCCACGTGGGCCTGGAGGGCCGTCATGGGGGCGCCCTCGCGGCCGGGGGCGGCCTTCTTGCTGATGATCACGTTGCCCACGGCGTCCCGGGTGACGGTGCAGCCCAGGGCCTTGGCCTGGTCGGCCACCCACTGGGCGGCGGCGGCTTCGTTCTTGGAGCCGCGGGGGATCTTCGAGAGGGCCAGGAAGTACTTCCAGAGACCGGCGGGTTCGAGGGTGCCAAGATCCGTCTGGACCTTGGATTCCATGACATTTTCCATGACTTGCCTCCGATGTTT is a genomic window containing:
- a CDS encoding response regulator: MPRLLLVDDNQRIHQIVETLLTATDIELVCASSGAEALDLVSTAGPFDVALLDTTMQGMDGWELLDRLRRDAATARMPIAMMAGVLDVVDPGTVEKAPIQGFLKKPVELRDLADRVRTLLVTPVEPPAPEPAPGAVTGNFETLPYLKLSDHPLPDADLLLLEPSDLFVEEEAPLPDAPLETLESLELEELDLESLKGLGAPPAPVEPAAVDAAALPELAPEDAHPGETLELGVVTDELPDLGPSQEIDEPSPLPDHHMAPTPVLPVDWSDESETLLELTREPARDEEPTTAIHAMAAAAMEDHSDFDPDSFLEQDPGPAPTPPFLPEIPETSTPVGLAVVPEADLLDDIGDIPDLEDLSSLDGAPPSAEGEGAAAPWSTTLSLPDPSQPTPAVLSEVVPEEIEPLPEPVFVREPEPAALLVSEPIHVPELEAAPLPVAGAVAAPAPVEGADPLAALLGDPVLMDRLAKAVVARLGEETLREIAWEVMPEMADRLHRS
- a CDS encoding Ig-like domain-containing protein, translating into MITGYNTDVRHGNRIFHVQTEDKGVANPKIETLIYVGGEILDSYRGTYEDLLAEFPLQEGVIQARMDDQHKSVIRDIKNGKYDTTPNDPLLAERSVFNDKPLDQAILEYLQQEGDTDTLEMVLDEPMLPKFGELFQVRIRARLCVSQNPVPGADVTIRLISSLKKATTLTTGRTDAEGQFTTKVELPPSQPGHCALLIACASEFGNDEIRALITA
- a CDS encoding aminoacyl-histidine dipeptidase translates to MENVMESKVQTDLGTLEPAGLWKYFLALSKIPRGSKNEAAAAQWVADQAKALGCTVTRDAVGNVIISKKAAPGREGAPMTALQAHVDMVCEKNEATRHDFLTDPIALRRDGDRLLATGTTLGADNGIGVAAALAVLESTTIKHGPLEVLVTIDEETGLTGAGGLAEGVLKSKYLLNLDSEEEGDLTIGCAGGVDTMANRKVALRPATAGKSPFRLKVLGLKGGHSGVEIHQGRGNALRILAGVLWSLAPRFGLELVSLAGGNKRNAIPREASAVFFMDGARLAEFQAAVQGMAQDYRSSLGAFDPGLAMEVGPKADAPAQVMEDRDARAVVNFLYTVAHGVETNSPDIEGLVQTSTNLAIISTTGDTIEVSTSQRSSIASAKMDMAYRVAASCELAGFSVKRGDGYPGWKPDPKASLVKVVNAVHERTFGKPMAIKAIHAGLECGLIGEKYPGMQMVSFGPSMWDVHTPDENVSISSVGNFWKLLVAVLETV